The Natronoarchaeum mannanilyticum genome includes the window GCGTCGTCGACCGGCAGCACGAAGATCTTCCCGTCGCCGGGCTCGCCCGTGTTGGCGCCCTCGCGGATCGCCTCGACGACCTCGTCGACGGGCGTGTCCGCGACGACGCACTCGAGTTTGACCTTCTGGTGGAGGTCGACCGTGTACTCCTCGCCGCGCCACTGGCCCTTCTTCGCGGGCTGGCTGCCGCGGCCGGAGACGTTCGTGACGGTCAGCGACGGCGCGCCGGCTTCGGCGAGCTGTTTCTTCACTTCGCCGAGACGGTCGGGGCGGATGATCGCCATGACCATCTTGATGTCGCCCTCCTCCTCGACCGTGCCGCCGTCCGTGCGGATCTCTTTCCCGCCGTCAGAGCGGAGCTCTGACGAGGCCTGCGCTCCGGTGGAGCGCTGACCGCCGTCGGCGGCGATGTCGGGCTCGCCGAACTCGGGGTAGGTGTCGACGCCGTGTTCGGAGACGTCCAGCCCGTCACGCTCGTGTTCGGGGGAGACGCGGGCCTGACCGACGGCCTTGAACGCGCCGAAGACGAGCGCGGTCGCGGCGACCGTCCAGACCGTGATGATCGAAACGCCGATGAACTGTGAGATGAACGCTTCGAGGATCGTCGTCCCTTCGAGCGCGCTAGACGTGGCGACGAAGGGGAACAGCAACGTCCCCAGAACGCCGGCGGAGCCGTGAACCGGGAACACCGCGCAGACGTCGTCGATCTTCAGGCGCTTCTCGACGAAGCTGAAGACGATCGGGAGCTGCGCGCCGGCGAGGCCGCCGACCACGAACGCGCCCCACCAGGTGGTGGTGTTGGGGATCGCGGTGATGCCGACCAGACCGGCCAGCAGTCCGTTCGCGACGTACAGCGTGTCGACCTTACCGGTCTGGGCCCAGGCGACGAGCCCGGCGCCCATCGCACCGCAAGCCATCGCGATGGTCGTCGTCAGCGCGACGCGACCGAGCTGGTCGCCGAGGAAGACGCTCTCGCCGCTGAAGATCGCGGACGTACCGACGTTGAAGCCGTACCAGCCGAACGCGAGGATCAGCGTCCCGAGCACGGCGAACGTCAGCGAGTGACCGGGAATGACGTTAGGCGTGCCGTCCTCGCTGTACCGGTCCATGCGCGGACCGAGCACCCACGCCGCGGTGAGGCCGGCGATGCCGCCCATGCCGTGAACGATCATCCCGCCTGCGAAGTCGGCGAAGCCGACGCCGACCGTGTTACCGAGCCAGCCGGTGCCCGTGAGTAGACCGCCGGTCGTCCAGCCGATGCCGGCGACGACGGGGTAGATGACCGCCGAGAGGGCGATCGTGTACCCGACGTACGCGCGGAGTTTCGCGCGACCGGCGACCGCGCCGGAGACGATGGTCGCCGCCGTCATCGCGAACACGGCGCCGTACAGCCAGTTGTCCCAACCGGCGGCCGCGCTCTCGAACGTCCACGAGATGCCGGCGCCGCCGGCGAAGCCGGAGATCGTGGCACCGATCAAGAAGTACACCGTTACGCCGACCGACCAGGTCAGCAGGTTCTTCGTCAGCTGGTTCGCCACGTTCTTCGAGCGTACCTGACCGGCCTCCAGCATCGCGAAGCCCGCGTGCATGAAGAAGATCAGGAACGTCGCGACCAGCACCCACAGAGCGTTGACCGAGTCGATCAACGTCGGGATGTCCGCCTGAAGGGGAGCGATCATGCTGCCACCTCCACGGACCGCGCGGTCCTCGGGGGCGAGGACCCGTAGTCGTCCACCAATTCACTCGTATTCCGAACGATCGTATCCTGCATCACGGATAGGATTCAGGAAGTACATTAATATAAGGATTAGCGTTTACGTTCGTCTACTATCGAACTCCCTAATTGGAAATGCGGAGATGTCATAGTACGTTATACGTGTATAAGGTTGTTCGAAGTACGAACCGCGGCCTCTCTCGGTATATCTTTTGGACGCACGTCCACCGCGGTAACCGCGCAGGTTGCAGGCGTCCACCGTCGGAGCGCCGCGCGCCGCGGCGGCGTGCGCGCCGGTGCGGCGGCGCGGCGATGCGCGACAACACTCAACCCGGGGTACGTTTATTGCGCGTCGGCGCCGTGTCTCGGCCATGGAGAAAGTCGCGATCGAGAACGTCGAGACGGAGATCAACCCGATGCGGGTCCACAGCGTCCGCAAACCGGTCTCTCGCGCGCTCGGAACGACCGACGTCGCGATGAACTACTTCGAGCTCGAACCCGGCGAGTCCTTCTCGGGCGCGCTGCACACCCACGAGGACCAGGAGGAGATCTTCTACGTCGAAGACGGGACCGCGACGTTCGAGGTCGGCGTCGACCGCGAGACGGTCGACGTCGCGGCGGGCGAGCTGATCCGGTTCCCGCCCGGCGAGTTCCAGAAAGGGTCGAACGAGGGCGACGAGCGCGTCGTCGGCTGGGCGATCGGCGCGCCGGGCGCCCGCCACGACTGGGACGACCTGTACTCGCGGGCGTACTGTCCGGAGTGCGAGAAGGAGACGACGCAGGACGTCGGGTTCGCGAGCGGACAGTTCGAACTCGAATGTACGGACTGTGGCTACGAGCAGGGGTAGGTCGGCGCGCGTTACTCCCCGGGATCGAACCGACGCGTGTACACGGCGGATTCGTCACCGACCTCGATCCGGAGGGCGCCGTCGGTCGCCGGGTCGTAAGCGACCGTGACGGCGTCGCCCGGTTCGACCGTCCCGTACTCGTCGGCGAACTGTCGCTCGGTCTCGCCGTCGAGCGTTTCGAGCGTCACGCGCTCGGCGCCGACGGCGTCGCCAGCGACGTGTTCGACAGTCGCCTCGTCGGCGTCCGAATCGTGATCGACCGCCCACGTCACGGACGGCGTGGCACCATCCGCGGCCCGTTCGGCGAACTCGGCGGCGTCGACAGTCCCGTCGAGACGGACCGCTCGACCGTTGCGGCTGACCGCGGTGTTCAGAGGGGAGAACGCCCCACCCAGCGACCCCCGACGGAACGTCGATCGATCGACCGAAGCCGCCGCCTCGGCGTCGGAAAACTGTAGCAGTTGCGTGCGGTGGGCGTCGTCGCCGTCGAGCAACCACAGCAACGCGTGGCCCGTGGCGTTCGTGTGTCGGCCGCGGGTGATCGCGCGCTCGCCCGCGGAAGTCGTGAACATCGTCGGTCGACCGATCCGCTCCGTGAGCGCGGCGAACGCGTCGCTGTCCTCGTGGTACCGGGACGCGTCGCCGTTCCGAGCGTCGATCGTCGCCTCGACGTACTCGCCCGAGAGCTGCTCGCTGGCCCAGACGACGACGCCGTCGCGGACGGCCACGCGCTGGCCGAACGTTCCCTCGAACTGTTCGTAGCCGGCGTACTCGTCGGTTCGCTCGTAGCTGCTCCCGGGGAGCGTTTCGACGACCGTCCCGGCGTCGAACGTCCCCAGCACGACGCCGCCCAGGGACAGCCCGGCCTGGATCACTTCCTCGACGCTCCCCTGCGGGATCCCGAGGTGATCCGGGGACCCCAGGGCGTTCCCCAGCCGCCGGGCCTCGCCGGCCGAAACGTCGTCGTGGGCGCGGATCGCCGCGACGTCGACGTAGCGCACGAAGTAGTCGTCGGCGTCGCGGAACGTCCGGCCGGCCGGGAGCCACCGCCGGTAGGTCGGCTCGCGATCGGGCGCCAGCGCGGTGTCAGGCGCGACCGTCGCCGTACCGCTCGACGCCGCCAGCGCGCCGACGCCGAGCGCCGCGCCGGATCGCCGAAGAAGTTTGCGGCGTGATAGGTCAGGCATGAGACCCTGTTTTTGGCCGCGGAAACTTAAAATCATTACTCGTTTCGAGAATCTACCGGGAAGACGCGCTATCGGACGGATCGAACCGCCGCACGAACACGTCGTTCTCCGAGTGCCAGCGGATTCGCAGCGGATCGTCGGTAAACAGGGAGAGCGAATCGCCGGGTTCGACGGTGTCGCGGTCGTCCGAGAACTGCCGGTCGTGCGCGTCACCGACACCGGTTTCGAGCGTCAACCGGTCGGTGTCGACCGGATCGCCGGCGGCGTGCTCGACGGTCAGCTTCGATGCGAACGCGTCGTACTCGACCGTCCAGGTGACGACCGGCGGGGCCGTTCCGTCGACGTCCGCTCCGAACTCCGCGGTCGGCATCGTCCCGTCGAGGCGGATTCTCCGGCCGTCCGTTCGAACCGCGTCGACGCCGTCGCCCAGCAGCCGGTCGCCGACCGCGTCGCGCAGCACCGATTCGTCGAGCGCCTCGGCCTGCTGGGCCTCGGGGAACTGCACCACGAACGATTGGTAGGTCCGCTCGCCGTCGAAGTCGGCGATCCCGGCGTACCCGTCGGCACGAGTGATTTCGAGTCGCTCCTCGGCGTCGGCGCCGACGCTGCTCCGGATTCGAGCCGGACGGCCGATAGCCTCGGTGAGGGCCGCGGCGGCGTCGCTGTACTCGTGTAACCGCGGGACTTTGCCGCGGCGGGCGTCGATCACAGCCTCGAGCAGATCGCTCCCGTACAGTTCGTGTGTCCAGACCACCGCACCATCCTTCACGGCGGCACACTGGCCGAGCGTTCCTTCGAACAGCGTAAATTCGCCTCGCGATCTCGTCTCCTCGTAGCCCGTCTCGAGCAACGTCTCGACGACAGCATCGGCGTCGTACGACCCGACGACGACGGAGGTCCAGAGCGGCATCGGGTTGATCACCGCCTCGATGTCCTCGAAGGCGATCCCGAGGGCGTCCTGGCCGCCCCTGATGCCGGCGAGGCGCCGGTACAGCGACTCGGGAAGCCGATCTTCGTGCGCTCGCAGCGCACGAACGTCGAGATACCAGTAGCCGACGAAATCCAGTCCGTCCGCCGGTACCTCGGGGGAGGGAAACCACCGCCGATACGTCGGGTCGCGGTCGGGCGCCAGCGCGGTGCCGGGCTCGGACGCGTCGTCCGACGAGAGCACGCCCGAACAGCCCGCGAGGGCGCCGAACGACGTCGCCGCGGCGCCCGCGCTGACACGTCGAAGCGCCTCGCGGCGCGACAGCCGAGTCATGACGGCGGATTTTCACCCGAATCGAGTTAAAATCACCGCGCCGCTGCGAGAATCACAGCCGCCGCGCGACGTCCTCCGCGAAGTACGTCAGAATCAGATCAGCGCCGGCGCGCTTGATCGACAGCAGCGACTCGGTCGCGGCGGCGTCCAGATCGAGCCAGCCCTTCTCGGCGGCGGCGTGGAGCATCGCGTACTCGCCGCTGACGTTGTACGCCGCGACGGGGTAGTCGAACTCGCGGTCGACGTCGCGGACGATGTCCAGATACGGGAGCGCGGGCTTGACCATCAGCACGTCGGCGCCCTGCTCGACGTCGAGGCGCACCTCGCGCGTCGCCTCCTCGCGGTTCGCGGGATCCATCTGGTAGTGACGCCGATCGCCGAACGCGGGCGCCCCGTCGGCGGCATCGCGGAAGGGACCGTAGAAGCTACTCTCGTACTTCGCGGCGTAGCTCATGATCGGCACGTCCGAGAACCCGGCGTCGTCTAACGCCTCGCGGATCGCGCCGACCATCCCGTCGGTCATGCTGGAGGGCGCGACCATCTCGGCGCCGGCTTCGGCCTGCGAGACGGCGATCTTCCCGAGCAGCTCCAACGTTTCGTCGTTTTTCACTGTGAGGTCCGGGTCCTCGGCGGCCGTCTCCTCGACGACGCCGCAGTGGCCGTGATCGGTGTACTCGCAGAGGCAGACGTCCGTGATGACGTAGGCGTCCGTCTCGGCGGTGATCCGGCGCGTCGCCTTCTGGACGACGCCGTCCTCGGCCCAGGCGCGGGAGCCCTGCGGGTCCTTGGACTCCGGGATGCCGAACAGCATCACCGCCTCGACGCCCGTCTCCAGTACTTCCTCGACGCGGTCGACGGCCTGGTCGATCGGGACGCGCTCGTGGCCCGGCATCGACTGGATCGGGACCCGCTCGTCGGTCGTGGCGTCGACGAACACCGGCGCGATCAGGTCCTCGGGCGAGAGGCTGGTTTCGCTGACCAGCTCGCGGACGCCGTCGCGGCGGAGCCGTCGCGGGCGATCGGTGAGGTTCATGCGCGGCCGTACGGACGGGACGGTGAAATTCTCGTCGTTCGTCGGGGCGTCACTGCCGGCGCACGCGAGACTCGGCGCGAAGCGCGGCAACGCTTAACTGGTGGAATCCTCTACTTGGTAGTAATGAGTACCTCGATCAAGATAAGCGAGCGAGCCAAATCCAGGCTCGAGGAGCTACAGGCCGAAATCCGGCTCGAAACGGGGACGAAGGTCACCCAGCAGGAGCTGCTCGACCGACTCGTCGAAGAATCGTACGAATCGAAGGACGAACTCGTCGACTCGTACAGGGACGACTTCGATGGGCTCTCCGAGGAAGAGATCGAGCGATGGATGTCGGGGACGGTCGCGTCGGAGAACCCAGTAGACGAAGACGAGATCGACGAGGTGTTGTACGACGATGAGCATCTTCGTTGACACCGGCGTCTTCTACGCTCACCACGATCGATCCTCGCCGCGCCACGACGCCGCGGCGGCGGCAATGCGCGAACTCCTCGTAGGAACGTACGGAAAAGCGTTCACGAGCGACTACGTGTTCGACGAGACGGTGACGCTCACGCTGTCCCGGACGAGCCGAGTCGAGGCGGCGCGAAAGGCGGGCGAACGGATCCGCGGTGCCGGTGAGTACCCGGACGTCGTGTCGATGCTGTTCGTCTCGTCCGACTGTTTCGAGCGCGCCGTCGCGGCGTTCGATCGGTTCGACGACCACGCCCTGAGCTTTACCGACGCGACGACGGTGGCGCTGGTCGAGGACCGCGACATCGACGCGGTGCTCTCCTTCGACGACGATTTCGACGGCCTCGTCGAGCGCGTCGATCCGACCACCCTCGCCGAGTAGCCGCCCTATCTGAAAGCATTTAAGCGACCGCGACGCCAGCGTGCGACCATGAGCCAAGCCACCAAGATCGTCGTCGGAACCGTCGGCATCGCCGCGATACTCGCGCTCGCGCTGATCGTCCAGACGCTCGCCTGATGTTCTCGGAACGCGACCTCCCCGAGGACCTCGCCGCCGTACGGGACGAGCTCGTCCCCGGCGCCGTCGTGCTGGACTGCGAGTCGGACTTCGAGACGCTCCCGCCCGCGCAGGCCGAGGACCTGGGACTGCTGGTCGACGAACTCGACCCCGCGACGTACTCCGAGGAGTGGATACCGGAGGACGCGCCCCAGCTGCTCCACCGCTACGCGGGGAGCGACTTCACCATCGGGATGCCGGGTGACGGCAGCGTCGCCTGGACCCGACAGACCGATCCCCCAGTGATACTGGTCAAGCCCCGCGTCGAGGGCGCCGGGGAGGACTTCGTCGACTTCCTGATCGGCGAGGCGCTGGTCGAACTCGGCGTCGATGCGCCGGAGCATTTCATCCAGTTCTTCCAGGAACGCTACCTCGAACTCGACGCCGCCGTCGAGTTAGATCCCAACAGCACGTACCAGATCGCCGCCGCGCTCTGCGACGCCTGGGTCGGACTCTTTACTCGCAACACGTTCGGCCAGTGGCGCGAGGACGGCTCGCGACTCGGCGCGGCCTGGGAAGATGCCGGCGAGCGGATCGAAGGGCGCCTGACGGACCTGCCGGCGGCGGTCGCGCAAGGCCAGACGGACTTCGCCGACGCGACCGAACTGGCCTGCAGCGGCATCAAGCACGGAAAAGAGCTGCCGGATCCGTTCGGGGCGCTCGACAACCGCGCGTACGCGAATCGGGGCGCCGACTACGCGGTGACGTGGGCCGAGAAGACGTTCGAGAAACTGTAGAGCGGCGTCAGAACTCGACGTCGGTCTCGCCGTCGGCGTCCAGGTCGATCACGCCGTCGAACTGCTCGCGGTAGGATTCGAGCACGTCCTCGGGGTGAACTTCCTTCGAGAGGTGAAAGAGGCCGACGGCGTCGTGTCCCGCCAGCAGTGCGAGCAGTTCGCCGACCGCCGCCTGGGTCTCTTCCTCGCCGGCGTAGTACGCCAGTTCCGTGATCGAGTCGAGACTGATCCGCACCTTGCCGTCGTGGGAGTCGAGGAACCGCTCGGTCTGCTCGATGATCCCGTCGAGGTCGTCGGGCGAGCTGACGTAGTGGACCGCGTCGCTCGATCGCCGCGAGTAGCCCCGCTCGACGCTGAGCGTGTCGAGGATCTCGGCTGACGTCTCGTCGACGTCGTAGTACTCCAGTTTCTGCTTGACTTCGCGGGCGGTCGTCCGCGTCGAGATGACCAGGAAGTGATCGGTGTCAGTCTTGAAAAAATCGGTGTCGATGCGGTCCGTCTCGCCGGTGCTCGGGTGCAGCAGCAGGACGCCGGTCCCGCCGGGAATCGTCTCCGGCGCGCCGTCTACCGCAAGCGAGTAGTCCATACGTGCCGAACACCCATCGGACGAACTTAAGGTTGCGGGTGGCGGATCGGGAGACGGTAGCAGGGAGCAGGCCGTCAGAGGACGCCGTCCTCTTCGAGCACGGTTTTGAGCCGGTCCATCGTCGCGACGACGACCTGGCAGTGAGGACGTACGGCGTCCTTCGGGACGAACCCGACCGATTTGCCGGCGACCCGCAGCATCGGCAGGTCGTTGGCGCCGTCGCCGACCGCGATCGTGTCGTCCATGTCGACGCCGACCTCCGACGCGAGATCCGCCAGCGCGGTGTCCTTGGTGCCCTCGATCAGCGGCCCCTCGACCTCGCCGGTGAGGTGGCCGTCCGCCATCGGCAGGCGGTTGGCGACGATCGTGTCGACCTCGACGTTCTCCCGCGCCAGCGCGGCCTCGACGCCGCGCTCGAAGCCGCCGGTGAGGACGGCGGTGTGGACGCCGGCGTCGTTGAGCGCCTCGATCAGGTCGGCGGCGCCCTGGCGGAGATACACCTGCCCGAACGCCTGCTCGGCGCGAGCCTCGGGGAGGTCCTCCAGCAGCGCGGCGCGCTCGCGCAGGCTGGTCGCGTAGTCGATCTCGTCGTTCATCGCCCGCTCGGTGATCGATTCCATCTGGTCGGCGACGTCGTACTGCTCGCCCAGCAGCACGGTCATCTCGGAGTCCGAGAGCGTGCCGTCGAAGTCGAACGCGACAAGCGTCATTGCTCTCGGGTTGGCGGAGCGGGGTTGAAAAACGTCCGCTTTCGGCGTCGAGCGGCGGCGCTCGATCGCGGATCCCGATCGCGGCGCGTCGGCATCGAGCGTCGGTCTCGGATGGGGTACGGCACTCGCTACCGAGCCCCGGCAACGCATTTCGGGGTTCGGACACAACTGGGGGTATGTCCAGACCTGACGTCGACGAGATCGTCGAGCCGGCGCCCGACGGCGCCGAGGTTCGACAGGACCTCCAGCAGGCACTGATCTCGGGAATCGCCATCATCGTCCCGTTCGTCGTGACGGTGCTGGTGTTGCTGTGGGCCTTCAACTTCGTGGCGAACGCGCTGTCGCCGCTGGTCGATCTGCTCGGCGTGTTCGGCCCGGCCTCCGAGATGCGGTCGCTCGTGCGGGAAGGCATCGCCGCGGCCGTCTTTCTCGGGTTGATCCTCGCTGTCGGACTGGCCGCCCAGCACGGCCCGAACACCGGGCTCGGCAGGCGCATCGACGCCGTCATGGGGGAGTTGCCGGGGATCGGCTCGATCTACAGCAGCGTCGACCGCATGAGCGAGGTGATGGTCGAGGGCGACACCGAGAGCTTCCGGGAGGTCAAGCTCGTGGAGTTCCCCCAGCAGGAGAGCTTCGCGATCGCGTTCCTGACCGCCGAGTCGCCGGCCGCCGTCGAGGACGCCGCGGGCTACGATGAGATGCAGACCCTGTTCGTCCCGATGGCGCCCAACCCCGTGATGGGCGGGCACCTGCTGAGCATCCCGACCGAGCGCATCCACGACGTCGATCTCACGGTCGAGGAGGGGATGCAGGCGATCGTCACGACGGGCATGGCGATCGACGAGAACGCCCACGACGAGCGGTAGCGTGACGGCACCGCTCACGAACCCGATCGCGCTCGCGCTGCTCCCGGCGGTGCTGTGGGGCCTGACGCCGATCTTCGACAAGCGCGGGATGGCCGCGGGCGGCGGTTCGGTCCAGGCGTCGCTGGTGGTCGTGATCGTCGAGGTCGCGTTCTACTGGACGGCGATCGCGGCGCTACGCGGCGGATCTGCCTTTTCGGGACTGACACCGGAGATCCTGGCGGTGTTCGTCGGCGCCGGCGTCGTCGGGACGGCGCTGGGCCGGATCGTCATCTTCGTCGGCGTCGACCGGGTGGGCGCGAGCCTCAACAACGCCGTCCTGAGTACGCGCCCGCTGTTCGCGACGCTGGTGGCGCTCGTCGCGCTGGGCGAGCCGGTCGGCCCGCTCACGATCGCCGGGATCGTCGTGCTGGTCGGCGGGCTCGCCGTGCTGACGATCTCGAAAGGGGGCGACCTGCAGGGCTGGGAGCCCCGCGACCTGGCGTGGCCGCTGGCGGCCGCCGCGACGTTCGGGGTCGCCAACGTCGCCCGCCGGTACGGGCTGCTGGAGTCGCCGATCACGGCGCTCGAAGCCGTCGCGCTCAACGAGACCGCCGGGATGATCGCGCTGGCGGCCTACGTCGTCGCCGCGCGGGGACGGGCGAACGTGCTGGCGCGGCCGCGAGAGACCTATGCGTACTTCGCTTCCAGCGGCCTGCTGACGACCGTCGCGATGCTGTCGCTGATGGCCGCACTCGGTCTCGAATCCGGACGGGTCGCGCTCGTCGATCCGCTGGTGGCGACCGCGCCGCTCTTCACCGTGATCTTCGCGGCCGCGCTGCTGCGCGAGTTCGAGCGCGTGACGAAGGGCGTCGTCGCCGGCGCCGCGCTGATCGTCGTCGGCGCCGCGCTGATCACGCTCTGAGCGGCGGGGCGACGCCGAAATCGCGTCGACTCGGCGACGCCGCCGCCACCGCGACCGCGACGCGGATCCGAGACGGACGCCGCCGCGACCGCGGCGTCGAGACGCCGCGTCGGCGCCCGAACGCCGGATCCGCTCGGTCGTCCCGATGAAGAAAGGGTTATCCCCGACCCCTCGCATCGAACTCGTATGAAGGTACTCGTGACCGACCCGATCGCGGACGCCGGCCTGGAGCGGCTCCGCGAGGCGGGCTACGAGGTAGAGACAGCCTACGACGTCGAGGGCGACGCCCTGCTGAACGCCGTCTCGGACGCCAACGGGATGATCGTCCGCTCGGGCACCGAGGTGACCGAGGAGGTGTTCGAGGCCGCCGAGGAGCTCGTCATCGTCGGGCGCGCGGGCATCGGCGTCGACAACATCGACATCGACGCCGCCACCGACCACGGCGTGATCGTCGCGAACGCGCCGGAGGGCAACGTCCGGGCGGCCGCCGAGCACACCGTCGCGATGGCGTTCGCGACGGCCCGCTCGATCCCGCAGGCCCACGCCCGCCTAAAGGGCGGCGAGTGGGCCAAGGGCGACTACCTCGGCACCGAGGTCAACAAGAAGACGCTGGGCGTCGTCGGGCTCGGTCGCGTCGGCCAGGAGGTCGCCAAGAAGCTCGACTCCCTGGGCATGGATCTGGTCGCCTACGACCCCTACATCAGCCAGGACCGGGCCGACCAGCTCGGCGCCGAGCTCGTCGACCTCGACGAGTGTCTCGAACGCGCGGACTTCCTGACCGTCCACGTCCCGCTGACCGACGAGACGGAGAACCTCATCAGCGACGAGGAGCTCGCCCAGCTCGAGGGGGGCTACCTCGTCAACTGCGCGCGCGGCGGCGTCGTCGACGAGGAAGCGCTCGCCGAGGCCGTCGACGACGGCGTCATGGCCGGCGCCGCGGTCGACGTGTTCGCCGAGGAGCCAGTCTCGCAGGACAACCCGCTGCTCGACGTCGAGGACGTCATCGTGACGCCCCACCTCGGCGCCAGCACCGAGGCCGCCCAGGAGAACGTCGCCGTCTCGACGGCCGACCAGGTCGTCGCCGCGTTCCGCGAGGAGCCGGTGATCAACGCGCTGAACGCCCCCTCGATCGACGAGAGCGCGTTCCCCCGCGTCGAGCCGTACCTCGAACTGGCCGACACCGCCGGCAAGATCGCCGCCCAGCTGCTGGGCGACCGCATCGCCGAGATCGAGGTGCGCTACGAGGGCGAGATCGCCGAGGAGGACGTCGAGCTGATCACCGCCAGCGCGCTCAAGGGCGTGTTCGAGCCCCTCGAGTGGCAGGTCAACGCGGTCAACGCGCCGAAGATCGCCGACGAGCGCGGCGT containing:
- a CDS encoding DUF7090 family protein, translated to MDYSLAVDGAPETIPGGTGVLLLHPSTGETDRIDTDFFKTDTDHFLVISTRTTAREVKQKLEYYDVDETSAEILDTLSVERGYSRRSSDAVHYVSSPDDLDGIIEQTERFLDSHDGKVRISLDSITELAYYAGEEETQAAVGELLALLAGHDAVGLFHLSKEVHPEDVLESYREQFDGVIDLDADGETDVEF
- the serA gene encoding phosphoglycerate dehydrogenase, which translates into the protein MKVLVTDPIADAGLERLREAGYEVETAYDVEGDALLNAVSDANGMIVRSGTEVTEEVFEAAEELVIVGRAGIGVDNIDIDAATDHGVIVANAPEGNVRAAAEHTVAMAFATARSIPQAHARLKGGEWAKGDYLGTEVNKKTLGVVGLGRVGQEVAKKLDSLGMDLVAYDPYISQDRADQLGAELVDLDECLERADFLTVHVPLTDETENLISDEELAQLEGGYLVNCARGGVVDEEALAEAVDDGVMAGAAVDVFAEEPVSQDNPLLDVEDVIVTPHLGASTEAAQENVAVSTADQVVAAFREEPVINALNAPSIDESAFPRVEPYLELADTAGKIAAQLLGDRIAEIEVRYEGEIAEEDVELITASALKGVFEPLEWQVNAVNAPKIADERGVDVTETKTRQAEDFQSLVTVTAKDGDKEISVDGTLFAGDDPRIVRIDGYRVDAIPYGHMLVARNEDAPGVIGHIGSVLGDSDINIAGMFNARETIGGEALSVYNLDGPVPQEVQDSLEADERIIEVRQITLDGRDE
- a CDS encoding cupin domain-containing protein; its protein translation is MEKVAIENVETEINPMRVHSVRKPVSRALGTTDVAMNYFELEPGESFSGALHTHEDQEEIFYVEDGTATFEVGVDRETVDVAAGELIRFPPGEFQKGSNEGDERVVGWAIGAPGARHDWDDLYSRAYCPECEKETTQDVGFASGQFELECTDCGYEQG
- the hemB gene encoding porphobilinogen synthase, producing the protein MNLTDRPRRLRRDGVRELVSETSLSPEDLIAPVFVDATTDERVPIQSMPGHERVPIDQAVDRVEEVLETGVEAVMLFGIPESKDPQGSRAWAEDGVVQKATRRITAETDAYVITDVCLCEYTDHGHCGVVEETAAEDPDLTVKNDETLELLGKIAVSQAEAGAEMVAPSSMTDGMVGAIREALDDAGFSDVPIMSYAAKYESSFYGPFRDAADGAPAFGDRRHYQMDPANREEATREVRLDVEQGADVLMVKPALPYLDIVRDVDREFDYPVAAYNVSGEYAMLHAAAEKGWLDLDAAATESLLSIKRAGADLILTYFAEDVARRL
- a CDS encoding type II toxin-antitoxin system VapC family toxin yields the protein MSIFVDTGVFYAHHDRSSPRHDAAAAAMRELLVGTYGKAFTSDYVFDETVTLTLSRTSRVEAARKAGERIRGAGEYPDVVSMLFVSSDCFERAVAAFDRFDDHALSFTDATTVALVEDRDIDAVLSFDDDFDGLVERVDPTTLAE
- a CDS encoding DUF7089 family protein, encoding MFSERDLPEDLAAVRDELVPGAVVLDCESDFETLPPAQAEDLGLLVDELDPATYSEEWIPEDAPQLLHRYAGSDFTIGMPGDGSVAWTRQTDPPVILVKPRVEGAGEDFVDFLIGEALVELGVDAPEHFIQFFQERYLELDAAVELDPNSTYQIAAALCDAWVGLFTRNTFGQWREDGSRLGAAWEDAGERIEGRLTDLPAAVAQGQTDFADATELACSGIKHGKELPDPFGALDNRAYANRGADYAVTWAEKTFEKL
- a CDS encoding DUF502 domain-containing protein, yielding MSRPDVDEIVEPAPDGAEVRQDLQQALISGIAIIVPFVVTVLVLLWAFNFVANALSPLVDLLGVFGPASEMRSLVREGIAAAVFLGLILAVGLAAQHGPNTGLGRRIDAVMGELPGIGSIYSSVDRMSEVMVEGDTESFREVKLVEFPQQESFAIAFLTAESPAAVEDAAGYDEMQTLFVPMAPNPVMGGHLLSIPTERIHDVDLTVEEGMQAIVTTGMAIDENAHDER
- a CDS encoding DMT family transporter, with amino-acid sequence MTAPLTNPIALALLPAVLWGLTPIFDKRGMAAGGGSVQASLVVVIVEVAFYWTAIAALRGGSAFSGLTPEILAVFVGAGVVGTALGRIVIFVGVDRVGASLNNAVLSTRPLFATLVALVALGEPVGPLTIAGIVVLVGGLAVLTISKGGDLQGWEPRDLAWPLAAAATFGVANVARRYGLLESPITALEAVALNETAGMIALAAYVVAARGRANVLARPRETYAYFASSGLLTTVAMLSLMAALGLESGRVALVDPLVATAPLFTVIFAAALLREFERVTKGVVAGAALIVVGAALITL
- a CDS encoding ammonium transporter yields the protein MIAPLQADIPTLIDSVNALWVLVATFLIFFMHAGFAMLEAGQVRSKNVANQLTKNLLTWSVGVTVYFLIGATISGFAGGAGISWTFESAAAGWDNWLYGAVFAMTAATIVSGAVAGRAKLRAYVGYTIALSAVIYPVVAGIGWTTGGLLTGTGWLGNTVGVGFADFAGGMIVHGMGGIAGLTAAWVLGPRMDRYSEDGTPNVIPGHSLTFAVLGTLILAFGWYGFNVGTSAIFSGESVFLGDQLGRVALTTTIAMACGAMGAGLVAWAQTGKVDTLYVANGLLAGLVGITAIPNTTTWWGAFVVGGLAGAQLPIVFSFVEKRLKIDDVCAVFPVHGSAGVLGTLLFPFVATSSALEGTTILEAFISQFIGVSIITVWTVAATALVFGAFKAVGQARVSPEHERDGLDVSEHGVDTYPEFGEPDIAADGGQRSTGAQASSELRSDGGKEIRTDGGTVEEEGDIKMVMAIIRPDRLGEVKKQLAEAGAPSLTVTNVSGRGSQPAKKGQWRGEEYTVDLHQKVKLECVVADTPVDEVVEAIREGANTGEPGDGKIFVLPVDDALQVRTGNRGPDAV
- a CDS encoding adenosine deaminase — protein: MSQATKIVVGTVGIAAILALALIVQTLA
- the serB gene encoding phosphoserine phosphatase SerB, coding for MTLVAFDFDGTLSDSEMTVLLGEQYDVADQMESITERAMNDEIDYATSLRERAALLEDLPEARAEQAFGQVYLRQGAADLIEALNDAGVHTAVLTGGFERGVEAALARENVEVDTIVANRLPMADGHLTGEVEGPLIEGTKDTALADLASEVGVDMDDTIAVGDGANDLPMLRVAGKSVGFVPKDAVRPHCQVVVATMDRLKTVLEEDGVL